One genomic region from Amycolatopsis sp. FBCC-B4732 encodes:
- the gap gene encoding type I glyceraldehyde-3-phosphate dehydrogenase, with protein MTVRVGVNGFGRIGRNFFRAVQASGHDIEVVAFNDLGDVATMAHLLKYDSILGRFPGEVSVSDEGIVVDGKTIKALAERDPANLPWGDLGVDVVVESTGFFTNADAAKAHIAGGAKKVIISAPAKGEDLTVVLGVNDEKYDGSQNIISNASCTTNCLGPLAKVLNDAFGIEQGLMTTIHAYTQDQNLQDGPHKDLRRARAAALNVVPASTGAAKAIGLVLPELLGKLDGYALRVPVPTGSATDLTVTLKKAATVEEINAAYKAAAEGPLAGILRYSVDPIVSSDIVTDPASCIYDSPLTKVIGNQVKVVGWYDNEWGYSNRLADLIKLVGSKL; from the coding sequence GTGACCGTTCGCGTAGGTGTCAACGGCTTCGGCCGCATCGGCCGCAACTTCTTCCGCGCCGTGCAGGCCAGCGGCCACGACATCGAGGTCGTCGCCTTCAACGACCTCGGCGACGTCGCCACCATGGCCCACCTGCTGAAGTACGACTCCATCCTGGGCCGGTTCCCGGGTGAGGTCAGCGTCAGCGACGAGGGCATCGTCGTGGACGGCAAGACCATCAAGGCCCTCGCCGAGCGCGACCCGGCCAACCTGCCCTGGGGCGACCTGGGCGTGGACGTCGTCGTCGAGTCGACCGGCTTCTTCACCAACGCCGACGCCGCCAAGGCGCACATCGCCGGTGGTGCCAAGAAGGTCATCATCTCCGCGCCCGCCAAGGGCGAGGACCTGACCGTCGTCCTCGGCGTCAACGACGAGAAGTACGACGGCTCGCAGAACATCATCTCCAACGCCTCGTGCACCACCAACTGCCTCGGCCCGCTGGCCAAGGTCCTCAACGACGCCTTCGGCATCGAGCAGGGCCTGATGACCACGATCCACGCGTACACGCAGGACCAGAACCTGCAGGACGGCCCGCACAAGGACCTCCGCCGCGCCCGCGCCGCCGCCCTGAACGTCGTCCCGGCCTCGACCGGTGCCGCCAAGGCGATCGGCCTCGTGCTGCCGGAGCTGCTCGGCAAGCTGGACGGCTACGCGCTGCGCGTCCCGGTGCCGACAGGCTCGGCGACCGACCTCACGGTGACCCTGAAGAAGGCCGCCACCGTCGAGGAGATCAACGCCGCCTACAAGGCCGCCGCCGAGGGCCCCCTCGCCGGCATCCTGCGCTACTCGGTCGACCCGATCGTGTCCTCGGACATCGTCACCGACCCGGCGTCCTGCATCTACGACTCGCCGCTGACCAAGGTCATCGGCAACCAGGTCAAGGTCGTCGGCTGGTACGACAACGAGTGGGGCTACTCCAACCGCCTCGCGGACCTGATCAAGCTCGTCGGCTCGAAGCTCTGA
- a CDS encoding winged helix DNA-binding domain-containing protein, with protein MPPKISTEQRRARLGTRHHLATPAPTVAEAVTGIVALHATDPATVHLSACARLASPAISLVEQALYTDRTLLRLLGMRRTVFVTDLEAAALVQAACTADIEVKQRKLLEQHLGQQGHPENVPEPGKWLASVEASVEEALRARGSATAQQLSEDEPRLRQQLLMAAGKPYEAIGNVTSRVLFLLAAAGRIVRGRPRGSWISTQYVWHPMDSWAPGLRAWDAEEARTELARRWLQAYGPAPITDLRWWTGWTAGQTKKALAGLSPVEVDLEGVTGIALPDDLEPVPSPPPWVAFLPALDPTPMGWQDRDWFLGPHRAALFDRSGNIGPTIWSSGRVVGGWAQRPSGEIAYRLLEDVGTEVTAAVKAEAARCEGWFGEVRTVPRFRTPLERELSA; from the coding sequence GTGCCTCCGAAGATCAGCACCGAACAGCGCCGGGCCCGCCTGGGGACCCGCCACCACCTCGCCACGCCCGCCCCCACGGTGGCGGAGGCGGTGACGGGGATCGTCGCCCTGCACGCGACCGACCCGGCGACCGTCCACCTGTCGGCGTGCGCGCGGCTCGCGTCCCCGGCGATTTCCCTGGTGGAGCAAGCGTTGTACACCGACCGGACGCTGCTGCGGCTGCTCGGCATGCGCCGCACGGTGTTCGTGACGGATCTCGAGGCGGCGGCGCTCGTGCAGGCCGCGTGCACCGCGGACATCGAGGTCAAGCAGCGGAAATTGTTGGAGCAGCACCTCGGGCAGCAGGGCCACCCGGAAAACGTGCCGGAGCCGGGGAAGTGGCTGGCTTCGGTCGAGGCTTCGGTGGAGGAGGCACTGCGCGCGCGTGGCTCGGCGACGGCGCAGCAGCTGAGCGAGGACGAGCCCCGGCTGCGCCAGCAGCTGCTGATGGCGGCGGGCAAGCCGTACGAAGCGATCGGCAACGTGACGAGCCGCGTGTTGTTCCTCCTGGCAGCGGCCGGCCGCATCGTGCGCGGGCGGCCGCGGGGGAGCTGGATCAGCACGCAGTACGTCTGGCACCCGATGGATTCCTGGGCGCCCGGGCTGCGCGCGTGGGACGCGGAGGAGGCGCGCACCGAGCTGGCCCGCCGCTGGCTGCAGGCGTACGGCCCGGCCCCGATCACCGACCTGAGGTGGTGGACGGGCTGGACGGCGGGGCAGACGAAGAAGGCACTGGCCGGGTTGTCGCCGGTGGAGGTGGACCTCGAGGGAGTCACGGGGATCGCGCTGCCGGACGACCTGGAGCCGGTGCCTTCGCCGCCACCGTGGGTGGCGTTCTTGCCGGCCCTGGACCCGACGCCGATGGGCTGGCAGGACCGGGACTGGTTCCTGGGCCCGCACCGAGCGGCACTGTTCGACCGCAGCGGCAACATCGGCCCGACGATCTGGTCCTCGGGCCGGGTCGTGGGCGGATGGGCCCAGCGCCCGTCGGGGGAGATCGCGTACCGGTTGCTGGAGGACGTGGGAACGGAAGTGACGGCGGCGGTCAAGGCGGAGGCGGCGCGCTGTGAGGGATGGTTCGGCGAGGTCCGGACGGTGCCCCGGTTCCGGACACCGCTGGAACGGGAGCTATCGGCATAG
- a CDS encoding LysE family translocator — translation MVSGPHLAAFAALTFLMVVVPGPSVLFTISRALTVGRRDALLTVLGNSVGVYTQVVAVAFGLGALVTTSAAVFTGIKIAGAVYLVYLGIQAVRHRRKLSDAMAAKVRATPGRVLTVLRDGFVVGFANPKSIVFLAALLPQFVDPAAGSVPAQMLVLGLCLPAIALATDSAWALVAGTARAWFARSPRRLEAVGGTGGLVMIGLGTGLAFTGRGD, via the coding sequence ATGGTCTCCGGTCCGCACTTGGCGGCGTTCGCCGCGCTGACGTTCCTCATGGTCGTGGTCCCCGGGCCGAGCGTGCTGTTCACCATCAGCCGCGCGCTCACCGTCGGGCGCCGCGACGCGCTGCTGACCGTCCTGGGCAATTCCGTGGGCGTGTACACGCAGGTCGTGGCCGTCGCCTTCGGGCTCGGCGCGCTCGTGACGACGTCGGCGGCGGTCTTCACCGGGATCAAGATCGCCGGTGCGGTCTACCTCGTCTACCTGGGGATCCAGGCCGTCCGGCACCGCCGGAAGCTGTCCGACGCGATGGCCGCGAAGGTGCGCGCCACCCCCGGGCGCGTCCTCACCGTCCTGCGCGACGGCTTCGTCGTCGGCTTCGCAAACCCGAAGTCGATCGTGTTCCTGGCGGCGCTGCTCCCCCAGTTCGTCGACCCCGCGGCCGGGTCCGTGCCCGCGCAGATGCTGGTCCTCGGGCTCTGCCTGCCGGCGATCGCGCTGGCCACCGACAGCGCGTGGGCGCTGGTCGCCGGCACCGCGCGCGCCTGGTTCGCCCGCTCGCCGCGGCGGCTGGAGGCCGTCGGCGGCACCGGCGGCCTCGTCATGATCGGCCTCGGCACCGGGCTGGCGTTCACCGGCCGGGGTGACTGA
- a CDS encoding helix-turn-helix transcriptional regulator, whose product MSTARARGLSHAPPAEVSLQEALAAVADPVRRSILRELAAVPDWTKACGTFDLPVAKATRSHHFAVLRAAGLIEQRDDGPRRLNRLRRPEFDAAFPGLLDLVLSHPGR is encoded by the coding sequence GTGAGCACGGCCCGGGCCCGGGGGCTCTCGCACGCGCCCCCGGCGGAGGTTTCGCTGCAGGAGGCGCTGGCCGCGGTCGCCGATCCGGTGCGCCGCAGCATCCTGCGCGAGCTGGCGGCCGTGCCGGACTGGACGAAGGCGTGCGGCACGTTCGACCTGCCGGTGGCGAAGGCGACCCGCAGCCACCACTTCGCGGTGCTGCGCGCGGCGGGCCTGATCGAGCAGCGCGACGACGGGCCGCGGCGGCTGAACCGCTTGCGGCGTCCCGAATTCGACGCGGCTTTCCCGGGGTTGCTGGACCTGGTGCTCAGTCACCCCGGCCGGTGA
- a CDS encoding TIGR03620 family F420-dependent LLM class oxidoreductase — protein sequence MTKLGPLGATHTALDTDAAVATAAELEELGYATLWLAGGQGNNLPRIAEVVRGTSRVQVASGILSVDRVPAAAVASAYADLPAGRFVVGLGGAHGARPLAALNDYLDEIEDVVPPSARILSALGPRMLGLARDRASGAYPYLVTTDYVASAREILGAGPQLSVLLNVVAETDVAAVRETVRGGSLKFLAGMPGYAANLRRMGFSDTDISELSDRLVDGVTVWGDFDAVVARLREFRAAGADQVVVPLDGLPREWWPGLAEAIR from the coding sequence ATGACGAAGCTGGGGCCGCTGGGGGCCACCCACACCGCACTGGACACCGACGCCGCCGTGGCGACCGCGGCCGAGCTGGAGGAACTGGGCTACGCCACGCTGTGGCTGGCCGGCGGGCAGGGCAACAACCTGCCGCGCATCGCCGAGGTCGTCCGCGGGACTTCGCGGGTCCAGGTGGCGAGCGGGATCCTGTCGGTCGACCGCGTCCCGGCCGCCGCGGTGGCCTCGGCGTACGCGGACCTGCCCGCCGGCCGGTTCGTCGTCGGCCTCGGCGGGGCGCACGGGGCGCGTCCGCTGGCGGCGCTGAACGACTACCTCGACGAGATCGAGGACGTCGTGCCGCCGTCCGCGCGGATCCTTTCGGCGCTCGGGCCGCGGATGCTCGGCCTGGCGCGAGACCGCGCTTCGGGCGCGTACCCGTACCTGGTGACGACGGACTACGTCGCTTCGGCGCGGGAGATCCTCGGCGCGGGCCCGCAGCTGTCGGTGCTGCTGAACGTGGTGGCGGAGACCGACGTCGCCGCCGTCCGCGAGACCGTCCGGGGCGGGTCGCTGAAGTTCCTGGCCGGGATGCCGGGCTACGCGGCCAACCTCCGGCGGATGGGGTTCTCCGACACCGATATCTCGGAGCTGTCGGACCGGCTGGTCGACGGCGTCACCGTGTGGGGCGACTTCGACGCCGTGGTGGCGCGGCTGCGGGAGTTCCGGGCCGCGGGGGCGGACCAGGTCGTCGTCCCGCTCGACGGCCTGCCGCGGGAGTGGTGGCCGGGCCTGGCGGAGGCGATCCGGTGA